The stretch of DNA TAGGAGGTAATTTACCTTTATCCTTCATTCGAGTTCGAATAACGTGGATTATCTTTATTCGATGGATTAAGTAGACCCTCTCTTATGGTACTAGAAGGAAGAAATTTCAGGGGACCTCGAAAAAAAAACAACTCTGGCAAATGGCGTTTaccgaaaatatgaaaaatattaggaACTTTAAATAAAGATTTAGGTACACATAAAAGCGTTATTCGAAAACGAGCACAAAACAACATTGaccaataaaaaagaaaataacacCTTTAGCCATCGAATAAATTCGCCACAAATAAATCTTTTTTTTCCCCGTTATTCGACAAACACGAATAATCCGGATCATATCTGTTCGCGGCAAAACGGATAGAAATATCTCACTTGTTAGTCGTTATTCGAAATTTTTATTTGGATACAAATTTCACCCCCAGCGTCGATACGCGGAAAACAAACAGGAAAAGCGGAGCTATCGCGTTCCCGATTATTTTCAGCTTCGCTCGATGCGGGGGCAAACGCAACCCAGCTTGGAGCAGGCAAGATGACGAGAGAGGGGGAAGGGGACAAAAAAAAGCGgtttaattgaaattcaaagcAGATTTCGAATCAGGGAAAACCGTGCTGCGAGCGAGCTCGATTTTCTCGGCAAAGCTGAGAGCCCCACAGGTCAGGTTAGAGGGAAAATCTTGACGGACGCGTGCAACCAGCGAAAATGAAATTAACGAGAGTGGCAGCAGGGTGGGGGGTGGGAACACGAACGACAGGCAATCGGACGGGAAGATTGCGCAACGAAAACAAACAGaggatcgtataaaaagagaagAGGGTATCGGACTGACCGACGACCGAGAGATGCATGGAATGACCGATCGGTGGTGTGGTTGACACTTGACACTCGTAGGTCCCGGAGTCACGGCGCTGAGGGTATTTCACTTGCAGCGTCCAGTCCTCGGTTCGAGGGAAATGCGACGCCACGAATCTTTGGTCGGACGTGTACGTTTCGACGCCGACGGTCAGAAGATGAATATCTCTGTGCCTCACCCAGGACACCTATATGTACGTATACGTGGATCAGATCAGCCGAAAGGAATATATTCCTTAGGATCGGACGCGGGAACTAGTTCAAAACGGATCAACCCGGGCACGCTTCGTGCTTTTGAATAATGAAACGTCGATCGCCGCGCAATTTTGCGTGCAAATCTACTTAAACTTTCAATTGAACGCGCCGCTCGATTACCGTTTGAATGAATAAACGATTGAAATTGATTCTATCTCTGCGAGCGGCACTGCGTTAAATAATATTCGATGCGTGAGAGGATAGACAGGCTAGTTTCCCTGTCTGATACTACACGCTCACTTTTCCCTTTCTGTAATTCCATCCCTTCAGCGCTCGAGATATACCTCGACGTTGAGCCCGAACAATTAACGTCTCGCGGTAAAATATCGAATTAAAAAATGTAACATCTATTTTCTCATGGGATCCAACGCGCAAAAAAGACACGATGAAAACAATTATATATGTAAAAAGTAGCGATCACAGTTCTTCTGAATAAACTTATCAATGTTTATTAAAACTATGTACTTGCAAAGCAATCAAGTTACCATTGCACTTCAGAATTACATTTCTTGCCTTCGTAAAGTGTCACCCAATCAGATTGCATAGTTTTTCCCACCATACAACAAATTTCGCGATAATTACTGCCAGCAAGCCTTCAACGTGGCTTTTTCCCTACATATGAGAGTCGCCACAGTTTTTGTGCTCATATGTGTTCACAGTTGAGCAAGAAATGGCCCGCATTAGCTGGACAACAACGATGGTGTGGATAACTATAATTAATAGTGGTGGTACGCGTCCTGATacgttcgcaaacatcaatttacGTCGGTCTGACACCGATTGTTGTcggttaaataattattaacgttATCCCAGCTAGTTGACAAACTTTTTGCCCCGTGGCCACACATCATGCCCTACGGAGCGCGAGTATGCGTGCGTATAGAGGGGGTTGGTCGTTGAATATGCATTATATGACGATGCACCAACCGTAGTCATAGAGTTGGGTGAAACGGTCATACTTCACAGGCCATCAGCAGGTGTCATTGATTGCGCTCGGAGAGTTTAATGGCATTTGTTGTGTTCCGGCTCGTTTAAACGTACGTTACAACTGTCCCACGTTTTTCTGAGCAAGCTGTAAATTAGCATTTAGAAGGTCCCGATAATCGGCACGTCGTGGGCACAAAGGGACTTAAAATGAGACGCGGTTAGCCACCGGATAACCCGCGCACGATGAAAAGCCACTGTCGGCTTTAAATTGCACTCAAGGCGCAAGACTCGCCGTCGACCTGTGAGCCGTTTAAAATTCAAGTAGAGCTTAAAGTGTTACTTGCAATTAAAGCTGAATCAAGATGAGCTCGTTGGCCGAATGAAAATTTAACGTCCGCTTGAAAGTTTGAGTGGACGCGTGGCTTTGAAAAAGCGCCGGCCGATAAATTATGCTCACAGTGCTCTGTAAGTAGCTCCACGTAGGAGCTGGATGCGCGCGTGTTTATCGTGCGCGACCTTTCCCCTCGTATTCACGCTGCGTTTACGTACCCCGTTGCTCTGCTATTCGAGATAACGCGATTCTATTCCCCCCAAGAAGCGAGGAATTTCTACCAGGCTGGAAAAGCGGCATTCCTGGAAACACAACGCGTATCCGGCATTATCGATGCCGTGCGAAACGAAAAGAAGACGAGAGAACGGATATGAACAGGAGAATGGAAAGCCGTGGGTGAGGTGAGGAGAGTCAGGCGCGCGAAATAAAAACTGCTCAGCTGTGGGTATTGTAAAAAAGCGAAGCCTTCCGTTTTACTTAAATTCCTCCGCTGAATACGATTGCGCAGCGTTACACGGAACAAACGACGCGAAAAACGAAACTTTTCCTCTTTTTACTTCTCATTCCCTACTGTAAAACTAATCTCGGCTTGTTGTGCTATTGCCTACTATGATGAAGCAACTTAAATTGCTCTTGTTATTATCTACCTCGCGCAATCTTTCCGTCCGGTTTCTACTGACTTATAGGATACTTGTCCATATTTCTGTTCCATATTTCTGTGCCTTAATACTTTACCCATTAACAAGTAAatttaaataagaaaataatatcTCGGTTTGTCACAAAGACCTTGTCTCATTGTCTTGTCTCTCCAAACACACGGAACTAGGTTTAGATACAGAAATGTGGCCAAGTACATACTCGATCTATTTTCAGAGGTATTCAAAGGCAAACGAACGCCTCCAATATTTTGTAACACATTCTGTCGATCGATTATCCACGTTTAATTGAATCCTGTAATCCTCCATCGTTGTTGTCCATTAATACCACGTTTTCCTTCTCAAACATCTGCTTCCGCAATTTTGACTTGTTACCTACCGTGCGATCGCCCAGATTCCGAACCCTGCAGTTTAAGGTGGCCGTTTTGCCCACCAACGCGGTGACATTCCGCGACGCTGAGACGTCGAAATAAGGTCCACGGTCGAGCGGCTCCAGTGCATGATTCTCGTGCATCCCGAGATCAGACGTACCCCGGGCGAGTCGTTGCACTTTAAGGGGAAACATAAAGCTGCTTTCAGCGGGCTCGTTTCAATCTTCGGATTGCGGCGGATTGTTCTTTGACCGGAAAGGTTATTTCCCTGGCCGCGTGCTTGGTTACGACGTCCCGAGAGTGGCATAAggagaagagagaaagagagaaagagagaaagagagaaagagagaaagagagaagaacGGAAAAGTAAGCGAAGGGGTTCGTTCCgtcgttcgttatcggaatttCGTTAActtctccacggcgttgtttacCGCGAAACTCCTGGGCATGGGCCGCGCGGCGCAATGTATGACCGGAGGGCGGTAAGAAATCATTTTAACGTGTCCCGAAGTGGTAGACGGTAAAAGCCGCGATATATCTCTCTTTCGCTCGGGCATAGACCTCACCAGCCACGGTTCGTCGTAAAGCATTAAAGTAGGTGCTAAAGTTTCTGGTTGCAGTTTCAGAAACTACTTTATCTCATAATACGTGACAGTGAGTGAGGTATCGCCGGGGTAACCTACGTCGTCGGTCGTTTTGTTTCCTGTTGCAACGTGGGAGAATGAAACACGCCTCGGTCGCGatattataataaatgtttCAGACACTTTTTATCGTTATATCGTGTTCCTCGCGCCGACGATCCTTTGCGTCTGTTTAAATGCTCGGTTAAACGACCGTACTTGGGGAAATGGTTCACTCTCCTTTCTCCGCCGTCGCCTTTTCCCCTCGCGGGACCGCGTAATATTTCATGGGACTCGATTCGTTAGACACGTGACTGATTAATGTTCACTTACCCGAAAATAATAGACTGAGGGTAAAAAATAAACCCTTCATTTTTTGTTTCTCTTTCTCATAGTCGATCCACGACGTTGTTCGATATATCCCTTCGCGTTCTATCTTCCTTTTTCCCTTCCTCTGTGTCTTCGTTTGTTTTTCCAAAAATCCACCACTGTCCCACGCTTCCTCGTGACAATGGGATCTCGCGTATTGGTGCACTCTTCCACGACTTTCGCCCGTCAATTGTTTGCGAATTATCCCTTCCCACGGTGCGTTAATCTTCTCCTACCGTGGCGCAATAATCCAGAGGCGAGCGTTCTATGCTGCATCTCTCGACAAAGCCGCGGAATCAAGATCGCGACGAGAAAGTAACTGTCGAATCAATAGCATCCGATTTTTCTTCGCTTTTTCACTCGATGTCGCCATTATGTCCCTCGGCTATTCGTGATTTACGGTGTCGGTACGCATAGAAATCGTCCTCGATACTTCTTCCCCATAGTCCTCGATAACCCGATAGCCTCTTGTCTCATCTTCCCGCTATAACATTTCTTCTCTACTGGTTAATTCATCGGCGAACAAACGATACCATTTCGCGATGGAAAACAGATAAAAATAAAGGAACGGCGGAAAAAAAGAATAGAAGCGTAGAACAAAGAAATATCCAATCGTGCCTTGTCCCTGTCTTAACCAGTTCTATTATGCAAATCGAACTATCGGCAAATTCGTAGCTCGACGTGATCGCGATCCCTGTCGATACGATGCAATTGCGCTCGGCCGAGATACGTTCGGACGTTGATCTAATTTCCGCGATTCGAGGTACGTGCGAGGGGGTCAGAGAGAGCGTAGTCTTTAACGGGCGCGAACGTCGTGGAAGAGCGCGATAAAACTCGTGTACGAACATCCGAGCGAAACTGATAGTGCATGCGACACGGCCCGGGAGAGACGCCCTGCCATCTGTCCTTGCACACGCCCCGCTTTCCCTCTCCCGAAGTCAACGCGAAGATGGGGTAGACATCGTCCGGCGCAAGCGTGTATCCCTTTTGCTTCTATCACAGACACGCACACTCCTACCGGGGGGAGCGTGCAGCATCCTCTAGTCGAGAATCGAATTCCATGCCGACCGATCGTCCTCGTCCACCACCTCGTCGCCGACGTGGAGTCGTCGTCGTGTCGTCAATGTCCGTACACGTGTCACGCACCAACACTCTTCCCCTCCTCCACCCCCTCCCCTTGCaacaaatataatgcaccagcTACTGCTACACTCGGATCGTTTTCAACCGTAACGGGTAAATCGAGCTTATCGCCTCGATCCTAGCTCGTACGGAAGACTGTAAACAAAACGAGATGCTCTTGCAACGAGTGTCTTGACACTCTTGACCGTTGGATTATCCTTCGAGAACCTCGAATGACACCGCCGAGACGTTTCGCGTAATGCGACGTTTAAAGGGGATTATAGGGGGTATCCTGGAATTAAGAGGACAAATCCTATTCATGAAGAGGAACGACGAAGTTTCGAGATGCTCAGCTttcttttttcaaataattgagGAGGAATATTTTATAGCCTTCTTTTCCTTGGGGCTTCTAGGaatttgctatgcttattaaaatgcAGGCGTATACATTCATTCTGCTTATGAATGCAAAGACCCTCAAGTTTAAAAGTCTCGAGAATAATTAACCGTTCCCTTTTTTTCTTGTCGTGAGTTTTTCTAATTAGTTCAATTTGTCCTAACGCTTCTGAAATACCGTTTATACTCCAACTATTTTATTACGCACATTTTGCTTGTTTAGGAAATAGGTTTCGAGAAGAGAATATAAATAGTAGTATAACAATAAAATAGAAAAGTTATTTCGAGATTGGCTTTAAATTCGTTGAGTTAAGATACATTTATGTACTATGTACGGTACACAGCAATGTATTTAAATTTCCGCAGAATTTTGATATCAAGGTAGACGCAACTCGTACGCGAATTTCCGTGAAACGAGAAAACACTGTAATAGGGTGCTCACTTCTGGAAATCTCCATGGAACAAGATTTCGGCTAATCTTGGGAATTTCGCATACTTTGGCCTCGGGTGGAGCTTGGAGTACCTTCGTTTGCCTATGGAACGTCGTTGCGCATTTTTCACGGAACATCGAGGGCGGTTTTCTAGCAGAGCTTGAATAATGGGAGTCTGCAACCATCACCGAGGGAAGGAACCAGAGTCTTGCGACACACCAAAGCGTACCAACCTTTTGTTCTTTCAAGCATAATGGACATGCATTGTGTATCTCTTTCTTGGCGTCTTTTTTAATGCACAATCTACACGATGGGATTGAAAGAAAAATCGATGCCCTAAATCGTTAGAAGTGAAACGCAGAAGAGCCTAACGTACGACTTTGGTCTCAAGGGTTTCGACTCGAGTTCCTTTCACTCAGAACCTTTCTCCCCCCTTCCTCCTATTTCTTTTATGGCTGGGTAATCACGTAACGATGCACGATGATCGAAACTTTCCCGAAGAAAATGCGATTTCGCACGCTAAGTTCTAAACCCATGCAACTCACGTCCCATCGATAAGTTTATCTTTTAATTCGCCACGTGCCTGCACCTGAAAGTGGAATCGAGAAACGAAGCTACAAATCCTTTTAGTCTATTATTATATAACAACTCATCAATCGAACTGAACGATGattgtttttttattataaaaatatgaaaggaTGAGGTAAAGTTTATTTGCAGTTTCCTGTATTTCAAATTACGTAATCGTTTGTTTATCGATAGTCTCATGTTTCGATTAATCAGCGGAACAGGTCCCCAATTGTCGATAATTATTGGTGGAAACCATAATCCGTATGAGTATTATCATGGTTCATACTTTacaaatattgcaatttataTTGTGGTCGTAAACAAGCTCGATATTGTCGATATTATGTACAGTATACTCGATCGTATCGTACCTATATCGATTATGTTCGAGTTCTGGTATACTCAACTGCACGATGATGGcgtgaatttttaattataggTTATGTTACGAAACGACAATTTTGCGAATCCTTTGACGCAACATCGAAATGTGATAATTAAATCGTGTCTTCATTAATCGATTACACAAAGGGTTTCAATTAATTTAGATTTACAGTAAAATTATGTCATACATCGTAATGTGAATTTTCCAAACATTTAACCGGCCTGTCGGTTTATGAAAGACAAGCACCGTTTCGTTTAGGTTTGTTATTTGTATCTAATACCTCGCAAAAATGGATGATCAAGCGTGTCCAAGATGCAAAACTACCAAATATCGAAATCCATCATTAAAAATGATGGTAAACGTATGCGGACACACATTATGCGAAAGCTGTGTAGATTTACTGTTCCTTAAAGGTTAGTAAATTTCTAAAGAAAAGTATTTATACATGGTTACAATAgctctaaatttaattattaatatttcaagGTTCCGGATCTTGCCCAGAATGCAAAATTCCTCTAAGAAGGGCCAACTTTCGTGTACAACTGTTTGAGGATCCAATGGTTGAGAAAGAAGTAAACATAAGGAAAAGGATACTCCGAGACTTTAATAAGAAAGAGGAAGATTTTTCAAGCCTACGTGAATACAATGATTACTTAGAAGAAGTTGAAACAATAATATATAACTTAGCTAATAACATTGATGTAATagaaacaaataaaaaaatagaacagtataaAAAAGACAACAAAGATCAAATAACCAAGAGTAAGTCTAAGATTGGGAGAAGCGAATATGAATTAGAGGAGATGATTGAATTGGAAAAACAGAAAGAAGAGGAACGACGAATGGAGATAGTTAAAGAAGAAATGGAAGCTAAACGGAAGAAGATTAGAGAAAAAGAGGCACTGATAGATGAACTGACATTTTCAGAGGGAAACGCAAAAAACATAGTGGAGACATTTGCTTCTGCTATACAAGCATCTAAGAAAGAAGTGAAAGCAGCACCTCCAAAGGCCACACAATTCAGTACAGGAATAAAGTTTGGCAATCAGGGAAATCAAAATTATTTGCCTGTGCCAAAGATCGAAGAAGGACCTTTATATTCTTACACACCAATTCGACAGACAACAGATGGGCCAATACCGCCTGGTTGGAGGGAACTTCAAGCTCGTGGCTATGTATCTCATGTACGCATTGAATCTGCAGCCGAAAGGGCAGGAGGATTCAAGGCACATGTTGCATGTTTAAGGGCCTTACAAGAAGCTATGGCTGGCTTGTATCATAATCCCTCTCAATGCCAAACAGAATATACAACTGTATGACTGCAGAGACTGTTTTAATACCAAGAAAACTACACCTATAGTTTTGTACATAGGCCACTTGATAATCGATTCTTCTATTTGTTATATAAAACCCAGAATCTTTGACCAATTTGTCACTCAAGCAATATGTGCTAAGATGACCCATTACATGTGATACAATCACAAGTTGCAGGTACTTgtaccttgtatatttatctaaTTTGTAGTATTCAAATGATATCACTATGAAAATTGTATGACTTCAGTACCTGGCCATTCAATGAGCACACGAGAAAAAAATCATTTTTTCGTTTTCAGAGAAAATAAAACTCATTTTGTTAAATACTGTGACATATGCTAGTAATCTTCTTCGTATGTTTCACTTCCTCCATTTTACCtctatttttacatattttatatatataattcaCAAATAGAAACAAATTAGTTAATGATAGAATTGATTTTTAGATCGATATTTTATGAAAACAGAAAATCAGTGATATCAGTTGGTGGTACTGATCGATACTACCAACTGATGTTATAGCTGTAGTTCATTTGATTCATTTCATAAAATGCTTATAAATCGTTGCATATACGGTAGCTTTTGTGGTAGAGTCTGCTAAATGAAGTTATTGTTACGTAATGAATAGGTATATTCAAAGAAAGAAAATGTACCTCCTTAGATAAATACTGACAATTGACGATTAATTACCGACGGGAAACATCCTTTTAATATACGAAAGAAACGAAAGAAATTTCTATGCCAGTTTAACCACTTGTGTTAACGTTATGTATAGCGCTGGATTTGTTAAAGAAATGACaagtttaaattaaaaattaaatttcagtcATCAGTGACCGACAGAGCAGCGAACAAACTTGTCGACAATAACCTGAACGATGCTCACAAGAAGGCAGTTCCTTCTTCAATACGGTTTATTCTTTTTGAATATTACAAAACGAACCCATTATACAAAACACATATTATAACAAAAAATTCAATGCAATCGTATTTTTTCTggtttcatttttttatttacaaaCTTTCCGTTACTGTAAAAACTCTGAAATCAGTTACTCATACTgttcttatttattttaaattaattttttaaaattcaaaaattacttGTGAAAAATAATTGGCCTATACAAAATTATATATTCGTTAATTTTGTTTCTAGATAAAATTTTCTGCAGTAAATATATGACTTTCATATCGAAGCAGtgatattttcaaaataaattcGTTTGCAAATTACTAATTTTGAAacgaatattaataattttgaagaaaatacataactttggcactactAAAAAGAAGTTTCCCTTATCCTTGGATTTAGAACCCTCATTTCACTAAAACTGCTCTAAGAAAAATGGCGAAAACTGGTTAACATAAATTTTTCTCAACGTTTAACTTCATTTCACATATAATATGAATTTCGAcatttatgtattttttatatttcgtaTTGCGTCCATTAAAATCCCCTCGAAAGGTAATAAATCATAACTGAATGCATATTCAGTATACAGAAAACaggaaattgaaagaaaaaacGATAAAATATTGACTTACATAAAAATGAATCGAGTACACCGCATATTTTCAAGGGGACACCTATCCAACGACGGTATTTCTTTCTTGACAACTTCAAGCTAGCAGGAACATGCCGTCGACAACGGATACGCGCGTACTATAAACGTTCTCGATTTCAATTTATTGTTCCCCGAGTGTCAGATCGAAGAAACCGATCAAATTACAAACCGCCAAGTGGTGCAGCTAATCGCCCCTTCCCAACGCCATCTTCCACCGTCATCGCGAGAAGACAGTTTCGATTATCGCAATAAGACGAATCGATATTTATCCCACTGTACGCAGCGAAGTTTTCAGTCTTTTACCCCTTCGAAGTCCTGTCGCTCGCTGGTCCCAGGGCTAAACTTTTCTTCTACGGAGTTCCTTCTCGTTCCTCTTTCCATAGTTTCTCACGAATCTCGCGAAAAGAAATGCGCTTGGCGAACGAATCGCGAGCCAGCGAGCATACGCGCGAACGTCGGAGACGGGACGGTGTGCCGAAATGCTTAATTAACGCGAGTGGAGCTTCAGTGGCTGTTCCACGGTTCAGCCAATCGTGTGGCTGCAAGTGACCGGAGGCCCCGCCCACCGAGAGAGCCCCGTTGCCCTTTTCCTCGTGACTACCGGCCACAGTACGTACGCGAGCGCTCACCGAGTGTTATCTCGTTCGCGTCGGCTTCCTTCTGTCGAGACGAGTTTTCTGTACCCGTCGTGCACCGTATCGCCTCGTCGAACAGCAATCAACCAGCTTCGCGATATTCGTCAAACCCTCGCGTTCTCCGCGCGCCACGCGTTCACAGTTTTGCGCACTTCGCTCCGGTTCGAAAAGCGCGGTTCCCTTCGCGACTCTCGTGTGACGAAAAGAAAGTGCTCGTTTAGAACAGACGTCGAATCTGCCCCCTCGATACCGTTCCGTGTACTGTCGCGAAGCCAGTGATACACCCCGAGCGCCGAAAACATGTAAGATTCGAAATTGCCGATACGAAAAGCGAAGAAACAAGCAAGAGAGAAAGTCGTCGTCCTCTGGAAGTGGGTACGTCGAGGGAGAGCGATCGAGCAGGATCACAGGCTACGTTCGATCCCGATCTGTCAGCCTCGGGAACAGCGGTCGATGCGAATCCTCGATCGATATCGACGCTCGTAAGAATGCGTGGCTGAAGGCGGCAGCGACAGCCACCGTCT from Calliopsis andreniformis isolate RMS-2024a chromosome 2, iyCalAndr_principal, whole genome shotgun sequence encodes:
- the LOC143184130 gene encoding neurotrimin isoform X2, which produces MKGLFFTLSLLFSVQRLARGTSDLGMHENHALEPLDRGPYFDVSASRNVTALVGKTATLNCRVRNLGDRTVSWVRHRDIHLLTVGVETYTSDQRFVASHFPRTEDWTLQVKYPQRRDSGTYECQVSTTPPIGHSMHLSVVEPVTSIVGEPEMFINKGSTMNLTCVVRHSPEPPTAIYWTHGHEVINYDSPRGGVSVITEKGEVTTSYLLVQRAQRADSGQYTCHPSNANTKTVLVHVLNDKVIRSLTYCTSILVF
- the LOC143184130 gene encoding neurotrimin isoform X1, with the translated sequence MKGLFFTLSLLFSVQRLARGTSDLGMHENHALEPLDRGPYFDVSASRNVTALVGKTATLNCRVRNLGDRTVSWVRHRDIHLLTVGVETYTSDQRFVASHFPRTEDWTLQVKYPQRRDSGTYECQVSTTPPIGHSMHLSVVEPVTSIVGEPEMFINKGSTMNLTCVVRHSPEPPTAIYWTHGHEVINYDSPRGGVSVITEKGEVTTSYLLVQRAQRADSGQYTCHPSNANTKTVLVHVLNGEHPAAMQHGGQLRLANLPFVMISTTLLAFLNHRY
- the Mat1 gene encoding CDK-activating kinase assembly factor; amino-acid sequence: MDDQACPRCKTTKYRNPSLKMMVNVCGHTLCESCVDLLFLKGSGSCPECKIPLRRANFRVQLFEDPMVEKEVNIRKRILRDFNKKEEDFSSLREYNDYLEEVETIIYNLANNIDVIETNKKIEQYKKDNKDQITKSKSKIGRSEYELEEMIELEKQKEEERRMEIVKEEMEAKRKKIREKEALIDELTFSEGNAKNIVETFASAIQASKKEVKAAPPKATQFSTGIKFGNQGNQNYLPVPKIEEGPLYSYTPIRQTTDGPIPPGWRELQARGYVSHVRIESAAERAGGFKAHVACLRALQEAMAGLYHNPSQCQTEYTTV